One Rouxiella sp. S1S-2 genomic window, ATAGCGTCATCCTGCATGGGACACTGACCGGTCAAACCACTGCTTGCCAGCCCAGAAACAGGCAGCATAAGTGATAACCATAACAGCATAACAACGCGGATAATTTTCATAAATTGAATTATATACGGTAACCAGCATCGTTGAACAGGCGTTCAAAAGTAACAAAACGCGAATTCTGGCAATGCCCGAGCGCAGGAACGATAAAGGAAAGTGCAGTCCGAACGCTATCAACGCGAAACGTAACCTGCGGCGCGGGTAATGGGGTCCAGCGCCGTTTGGCTTTTATCTCTAGCGAGCTGACTCAGGCACCCACGGCCCCTGACGTTTTATTGATGGAAATCCCGCCGTCAGGATGCGCAACTCGGCATCACGCGGGGTATTATCCCCCTGCCCCTGAATGGGGACAATATCCTGCGGGCAGGCTGAAAACGCCACATAGCAGTCCATCTCCGCCTGCAATATGATGTAGTCACCCGGACGCGTCACCGTTGGTAACGTCTTCAACGTGCGCCCATCCGGCTGAACCTGAATGTTCATAAAAATATTAAATGATGCCAGGTTACCGTGCGGCAGTGTTACACCCAACGCTGCCATCCCTTCAAACAAATTGTCGTGGCAGTTACGGTGTGGTTCGGTGCAACCCAGCAGCTCATAGCGACGCGCATCGCACGCGGCCATGAAGGTGTCGTGCACCCCCGGAGAAGTGTCTGCCACCAGCGTCAAAATCGGATGACGCTGGCTGGTAATAAAGCTGTCGCCAACCTGCGGGTTAAGCCGCTGATTCCACACCCGCGTGGCTTCCATGCACATATATTCACTGACATCACTGGCGTTATAGGCCCAACAGTCCACCACCTGCGTGCCGTGCAAATTAACCACCTGCACCGCTTCACCCTTGGCCAGACGCACAGCTTTACCGTGGCGCGCCGCAATTAACTGAATGTCACGATGCTCAAATTCAGCCGACATATTTTCTCTCCTGATTAGTGTTGCATACCGCGACGATAGCGCGTCATGCGTTGTTCAAAATAGCGTGCCAGCCAGTCAATAACGCTGGTCAGCAGCCAGTAACAAAGCGCGACTGTCAAATAAATCTCCAGCGGCGCATAAGTCGTAGAAATCGCCTGCTTCGCGGCATACATAAACTCCTGTACCGAGACAATCGACAGCAGCGCTGAATCCTTGATAAGCCCAATCATCAGTCCCGCCAGCGGCGACAGCATCTGCGGCAGCGTTTGTGGTAACACCACATCGCGCAGCTGTTCGCGCCAACTCAGCCCTAATACGCGGCAGGCTTCCCACTGCCCTGGCGGCAACGTTTCAACGGCAGAGCCAATAACCTGGGCAATATAGGGCGCGTAATAAAGTGTTAACGCCAGCACACCTACCTGCGGTGAGGTAAAGGTGATGTTGTACTCGGGTAAAACGAAATAGAGCAGATAGATAACCACCAGCAGCGGCAACGCCAGCGTCAAACTGGTGTAGAGATGCAACAACCGTCGCAAAAAACGCGGGGCGCGTTTAAATGCTATTGCCATTATCGTGCCCCACAGCAGCGAGCAGAACGCAGCCAATGCACAAAGCTTCAGCGTAGAAATCATGCCAACGCCCAGCGAAGGCAGTGAGTCGATAACCGCATGCCAATCCATTAGGCCGTCCTCCGTTTCGCCTGAAGATGACGCGCCAAGCCAATCAGCGGCAGTGCAATCAGCAGATATCCTGCCGACACCAGCAGCAGCACCTGCGTCGCCTCGTAGGTGCGGGCAATCACGATTTGCCCTGCATAGGTCAGTTCGGTAAGGGCAACCACCGAGGCCAGGGGTGTGGTCTTAAGCAAGATAGTAAACTCATTGACCAGCATCGGCAGGCTTGCACGCATCACCTGCGGATTGATCACGTACCACCACGTCAATAAACGGTTTAGCCCCAGCGTGCGCGCCGCCTCACGCTGTCCACGCGTGACCAGGCTCTGATTAACCCGCAGAATTTCTGCCACATAAGCCCCGCTGTTACACCCTATGGCCAGCACCGCCGCCAGCATCGGATGTCCACCGAGGGCAAGACGTGGCAGGGTAAAAAACACCACAAACAGCTGCACAATTGCCGGGGTACCGCGCATCAAGCTGACATAAAGTCGCCCAAGGGCGCGCCAAAACCACGCACGACGAAGCTGGAGGAAACAGCCAAGCTGCCCCATCACAAGGCTGAGCAGCGCGGCCTGCACGGTGAGACTCAGCGTCACCAAGAGTCCATGCCCTAATTCTGGCAGTGCTGCCAGCACCTGTTGATCCAGCCCAAACATGCGTTATTCCTCGCTAAAAGCCGACAGATTTTCCGCCACCGTAATCCGCAGCGGAGCCGGTTTATCATTGCCCTCAATACCGGTGCTACAGGCCGCAACGA contains:
- a CDS encoding DUF1989 domain-containing protein yields the protein MSAEFEHRDIQLIAARHGKAVRLAKGEAVQVVNLHGTQVVDCWAYNASDVSEYMCMEATRVWNQRLNPQVGDSFITSQRHPILTLVADTSPGVHDTFMAACDARRYELLGCTEPHRNCHDNLFEGMAALGVTLPHGNLASFNIFMNIQVQPDGRTLKTLPTVTRPGDYIILQAEMDCYVAFSACPQDIVPIQGQGDNTPRDAELRILTAGFPSIKRQGPWVPESAR
- a CDS encoding amino acid ABC transporter permease, producing MDWHAVIDSLPSLGVGMISTLKLCALAAFCSLLWGTIMAIAFKRAPRFLRRLLHLYTSLTLALPLLVVIYLLYFVLPEYNITFTSPQVGVLALTLYYAPYIAQVIGSAVETLPPGQWEACRVLGLSWREQLRDVVLPQTLPQMLSPLAGLMIGLIKDSALLSIVSVQEFMYAAKQAISTTYAPLEIYLTVALCYWLLTSVIDWLARYFEQRMTRYRRGMQH
- a CDS encoding amino acid ABC transporter permease, yielding MFGLDQQVLAALPELGHGLLVTLSLTVQAALLSLVMGQLGCFLQLRRAWFWRALGRLYVSLMRGTPAIVQLFVVFFTLPRLALGGHPMLAAVLAIGCNSGAYVAEILRVNQSLVTRGQREAARTLGLNRLLTWWYVINPQVMRASLPMLVNEFTILLKTTPLASVVALTELTYAGQIVIARTYEATQVLLLVSAGYLLIALPLIGLARHLQAKRRTA